The sequence below is a genomic window from Salinisphaera sp. T31B1.
TGAAGGCGGCCGCACCGTCGGTGCCGGCGTCGTTACCAAGATCACCGCCTGAGGCAGTTAGATCATCATGGCAGCTAGTCAGAATATTCGTATCCGACTCAAGGCGTTCGATCACCGTTTGATCGACAAGTCCGCCCGCGAGATCGTCGAGACCGCCAAGCGCACGGGGGCCCAGGTTCACGGGCCGATTCCCCTGCCGACGCGCAAGGAGCGGTACACGATCCTGATTTCACCGCACGTCAATAAGGACGCACGGGATCAGTACGAGATCCGTACGCACAAGCGGATGATGGATATCGTGGAGCCGACGGAGAAGACCGTCGACGCGCTCATGAAGCTCGATCTGGCTGCGGGCGTGGACGTCCAAATTAAATTGCAGTAAGACGAGACAAAGCGGGCTCGGTCTGTTATAGTCCGCGCCCCTGGAGAACGAAGCCCGCTGCCACGCGGGCTTCGTTCACTGGATATAACCAAACTTGAACTGTCGCCCCCTCTAGCGAGTGGCGATAAGCGAGAAGGTATTTCAAACATGGCTATTGGATTGGTGGGTCGCAAGCGCGGCATGTCTCGCGTGTTCGACGAAAATGGCGTATCCGTGCCCGTTACGGTCGTCGAAGTCGAGCCGAATCGCGTTGTACAGAAGAAAGACGTGGATACAGACGGCTATCGTGCCGTTCAGGTCACCACGGGTGAGCGTCGCGCGAGCCGTGTCACACAGGCGCGTGCCGGCCATTTCAAGAAGGCGGGCGTAGAAGCCGGTCGCGGGCTGTGGGAGTTCCGGGTCGACGGGGAATGGCCGACCATTCCCGGCGCCGCTCCGCAGCCGACCGGTGACGACGAGCAGCCCGCCGAGGCCGAGCAGGTCGAGATCGAGGTTGGTGGCGAGCTGACCGTCAGCCTGTTCTCGGAAGGGCAGATCGTCGACGTGGTTGGCCGTTCGATCGGCAAGGGCTACGGCGGCGTGATCAAGCGTCACAACTTTCGCTCGCAGCGCATGACGCACGGCAACTCGAAGGCGCACCGTGCGCCGGGCTCGATTGGTCAGAACCAATCGCCGGGCCATGTGTTCAAGGGCAAGAAGATGTCGGGCCAGCTGGGTAACGTGCGCACGACCGTGCAAAACCTGCGCGTCGTTCGTGTCGACGCCGAGCGGAACCTCATCCTGATTCAGGGTGGTATTCCGGGTGCCAAGGGTGGCGACGTAATCATCGCGCCCGCGGTCAAGAAAGCCGGCTAGCGCGGCAGTCAGACAGGCATAAGTCATGGAACTCAATCTAGCAACAGGTGGCAAGTCGGTCTCCGTCTCGGACGAGATCTTTGCACGCCCGTTCAACGAAACGCTGGTGCATCAGATCGTCACGGCCTATCTGGCCGGTGGTCGTGCAGGCACCAAGGGCCAGAAGAACCGCGCCGCGGTTCGGGGCGGCGGCAAGAAGCCGTGGCGGCAGAAGGGTACCGGTCGTGCTCGCGCCGGTACGATTCGCAGCCCGATCTGGGCTGGCGGTGGCGTGACCTTCGCGGCGGTACCGCGGGATCATTCCCAGAAGGTCAATCGCAAGATGTATCGCGCCGGCATGCGCTCGATTCTGTCGGAGCTGGTGCGTCAGGAGCGGCTGAGCGTCATCGAGTCGCTTGCGCTGGAAGCGCGCAGCACGAAGGGTCTGCTCAAGGTGCTGGCGGATCAGGATATCGAGCCGCGAGGGCTGCTGGTGGTCAATGAGGTCGACGACAAGATCGGCTATTCCGCCAACAATGTGGTGGGGCTGGATGTTGTGACCGTCAGTGGACTGGACCCGGTGGTTCTGGTCGGCGCGGACAAGGTCATCATTACCGAGGAAGCCCTGCGCACGATCGAGGAGCGTCTGGCATGAATCAGGAACGTATCTTTCAGATTCTTCGTGCTCCGCACATCTCCGAGAAGGCGAGTGTGGTCGGAGATGCGAATAACCAGGTGGTCTTCGAGGTGGCTCGCAGCGCGAGCAAGCCGGAGATTGCCGCGGCAGTCGCTGCGCTGTTCGACGTCAAGGTCGAGGGTGTGACGACAAGCAATGTGAAGCCCAAGCAAAAGCGGTTTCGCGGTCGCCCCGGTGTTCGCGCCGGCTGGAAGAAGGCTTATGTGACGTTGGCCGACGGCGAGGAAATCGATTTCCTCGACGGCGCCACGCAATAAGCGCTAAGGACAGGTAAGCATTATGGCCCTCAAGAAAGCCAAGCCGACATCCGCGGGACGCCGGTTCGTTGTCAGCGTGAAGAACAGTGCGCTGCATAACGGCAAGCCCGAATCTTCGCTGGTAGTGAAGAAGAGCAAACAGGGTGGTCGCAACAACAACGGTCGCATCACCGTGCGTCATCGCGGCGGTGGCCATCGTCAACATTACCGCCTGGTCGACTTCAAGCGCGACAAGGATGGGGTGCCGGCCAAGGTCGAGCGGCTGGAATACGATCCCAATCGTAGTGCGAACATCGCCTTGCTGCTGTACGCCGATGGCGAGCGCCGCTACATCATTGCGCCGCGCGGCGTTGACGAGGGTGCCGCGATCATGTCCGGCCCGCAGTCGCCGATCCGCCCGGGAAATGCGCTGCCGCTGGCCAGCATTCCGGTCGGGACGACCGTCCATTGCGTCGAAATGCGCCCCGGCAAGGGTGCGCAGATGGCGCGCAGCGCCGGGGCGGCGGTTCAGCTGGCCGCCCGTACCGGTGAGTACGCCGTGATTCGCTTGAAGTCGGGCGAAACCCGCCGTGTGCACGTCAACTGTCGCGCAACGGTCGGCGAAGTCGGCAACTACGAGCACAGTCTTCGTCAACTCGGCAAGGCTGGTGCGAAACGCTGGCGCGGTCGTCGTCCGACGGTGCGTGGTGTGGCCATGAACCCGGTCGATCATCCGCACGGTGGTGGTGAGGGTCGTACCAGCGGTGGCCGCCATCCGACGAGCCCGTGGGGTTGGAAGACCAAGGGCTTCAAGACGCGATCGAACAAGCGTACCGACGGCATGATCGTTCGTCGCAGCAGCAAGCGTAAGAAGCGGTAAGCCGAGTTCACAACAGGCACAGGAATAGCTATGCCACGTTCTATTAAAAAAGGCCCGTTTGTGGACCTGCATCTTGCCAAGAAGGTTGAGCAGGCCTCGGGCAGCAGCACCAAGCGGCCGATCAAGACCTGGTCGCGTCGGTCCATGGTCACGCCCGACATGATCGGCTTGACGATCTCCGTGCACAACGGACGTCAGCATGTGCCGGTGTTCGTGTCGGAAAACATGGTTGGCCACAAGCTCGGCGAGTTCTCGCCGACGCGGACCTTCAAAGGTCATCTGGGCGACCGCAAGGGATAAGGCGAGGACACGAATTATGGAATCTTTCGCCAAACTGCGTTTCGCGCGCATTTCGCCTCAGAAGGCGCGGCTCGTCGCTGACGAAGTTCGCGGCATGCCGGTTGAGCGCGCACTTGAGACGCTGCAGTTCTCGACCAAGAAGGCGGCGCATATCGTGCGCAAGCTTCTGGAGTCTGCGGTTGCCAACGCCGAGCACAACGAAGGCGCGGACATCGACGAGCTCAAGGTGTCGGTCATCATGATCGATGAAGGGCCGACGATGAAGCGGATGAAGCCGCGTGCTCGTGGCCGCGCGGACCGGATTTTCAAGCGTACGAGTCATCTGACGATTCGTGTCGCGGACAAGTAATCGGACATAAGATATGGGTCACAAAGTACATCCGATCGGGTTCCGGCTGGGCATCACCACAGAGTGGAGCTCGCGCTGGTACGCCGAGAGCGCCGGCTATCGCGACGC
It includes:
- the rpsJ gene encoding 30S ribosomal protein S10, whose amino-acid sequence is MAASQNIRIRLKAFDHRLIDKSAREIVETAKRTGAQVHGPIPLPTRKERYTILISPHVNKDARDQYEIRTHKRMMDIVEPTEKTVDALMKLDLAAGVDVQIKLQ
- the rplC gene encoding 50S ribosomal protein L3, giving the protein MAIGLVGRKRGMSRVFDENGVSVPVTVVEVEPNRVVQKKDVDTDGYRAVQVTTGERRASRVTQARAGHFKKAGVEAGRGLWEFRVDGEWPTIPGAAPQPTGDDEQPAEAEQVEIEVGGELTVSLFSEGQIVDVVGRSIGKGYGGVIKRHNFRSQRMTHGNSKAHRAPGSIGQNQSPGHVFKGKKMSGQLGNVRTTVQNLRVVRVDAERNLILIQGGIPGAKGGDVIIAPAVKKAG
- the rplD gene encoding 50S ribosomal protein L4, with translation MELNLATGGKSVSVSDEIFARPFNETLVHQIVTAYLAGGRAGTKGQKNRAAVRGGGKKPWRQKGTGRARAGTIRSPIWAGGGVTFAAVPRDHSQKVNRKMYRAGMRSILSELVRQERLSVIESLALEARSTKGLLKVLADQDIEPRGLLVVNEVDDKIGYSANNVVGLDVVTVSGLDPVVLVGADKVIITEEALRTIEERLA
- the rplW gene encoding 50S ribosomal protein L23; the protein is MNQERIFQILRAPHISEKASVVGDANNQVVFEVARSASKPEIAAAVAALFDVKVEGVTTSNVKPKQKRFRGRPGVRAGWKKAYVTLADGEEIDFLDGATQ
- the rplB gene encoding 50S ribosomal protein L2, whose amino-acid sequence is MALKKAKPTSAGRRFVVSVKNSALHNGKPESSLVVKKSKQGGRNNNGRITVRHRGGGHRQHYRLVDFKRDKDGVPAKVERLEYDPNRSANIALLLYADGERRYIIAPRGVDEGAAIMSGPQSPIRPGNALPLASIPVGTTVHCVEMRPGKGAQMARSAGAAVQLAARTGEYAVIRLKSGETRRVHVNCRATVGEVGNYEHSLRQLGKAGAKRWRGRRPTVRGVAMNPVDHPHGGGEGRTSGGRHPTSPWGWKTKGFKTRSNKRTDGMIVRRSSKRKKR
- the rpsS gene encoding 30S ribosomal protein S19; protein product: MPRSIKKGPFVDLHLAKKVEQASGSSTKRPIKTWSRRSMVTPDMIGLTISVHNGRQHVPVFVSENMVGHKLGEFSPTRTFKGHLGDRKG
- the rplV gene encoding 50S ribosomal protein L22, which codes for MESFAKLRFARISPQKARLVADEVRGMPVERALETLQFSTKKAAHIVRKLLESAVANAEHNEGADIDELKVSVIMIDEGPTMKRMKPRARGRADRIFKRTSHLTIRVADK